The Monomorium pharaonis isolate MP-MQ-018 unplaced genomic scaffold, ASM1337386v2 scaffold_589, whole genome shotgun sequence sequence GctgttatgtataaaatttgaaaattctattAGGTAGATTGATTAGGttcaatacatatacatatcacagaatttgctaattatttatctatctcaactagattttacacatataatttttgttaaaattgcaagattatttttttgagtgtttattaattaaatattaaatttgaaaaagtactaaaaaaagaaactaaataAACGATTTGTTTGTAATATACGAACCTAACTAAAAATACAGAATTCGAAAGGTGATTAAACACATAATGCGAATTTAGAACAATGTATCATCacttttttggaaaaatttcacataaaaatGTACCTAGATATGTATGCCACATTTACtaatcaattttacattatcaaaaaatatagtcaaagacaattataaaaaaaaaaaaacaaaaaaaaacttaaaaataagattctaAAAGTTTCCTTGAGTGgatattccataaaaatccataatttttaagaataaaaaatttcatgaaatttcCAGATTTCTCGATTTTCTCGGTAATTTACACTCTGCAAGACAAATTAAATGTgatcctttttttaaacaaagtttaAGAACGcacgtttaattattaagtaatttgaTAATCATATGATTTcgaatctaattaaaatttcaagacTATTTCTAATAGTGGAAACGCTAGAATGAAAGAAACATGCAATTGGATTTATGTTAAAGAAGATAACGTCAGTTTAAATTGAATGTTTCGTATTCGAATTGGAATGTTAAATCTACAGAATCTATCGCGTCTGACCACGTGTATATGCAAAATTACACTAATTTTTTGACTCAAAACTCAATACAAAGACATTTTCTTTACCATATGTGCAAagcaatgaaaataaaataaacgaaaagTGTATAAAAACTCACGTCAACCTGTTGCATATGTGGCGGGGAAGGATGCACGAGGTAAGGAGCCACCCAGGGAGTGCCCGGCACACTGTAGCCAGGTAATGCCTGACTGTAGTGACGGCTGTATTGTGTCAAAGCTGTCGCAGGAAGCATGTGAGTCGTAGCAACGCCATTCTGACCAACGCCGCTCGTGTCGTAATTCAAAGTCATGTTCTGAAaggaaacatgaaaataataaaagtttgtacTAGCACATCCTATGCTTGTTTATGTAATaactgtattatattatatttaatataccattttatttataaaaaatacaattgatataattttatttatgaaaaatgataagaGTACGTACTTCTCCAGTTTCTCTCCATATTGTACTTTTAAACAacgatttctttttatttccacCATCAGCAAACTTAACTAATAATGGATCCTTTGCGCCCGTTAGTGCCTTTCCATTAAACATTTGGATAATTTGTTCACACTTTTCCTTTGATTCCATTCTGTAATGTAATCACAGAAAGCACTCGATTACTCATGAGTTTTGTGACGTATCACTTGAAATCAAAGCTGCAGtagcaatataattaaaatacatctcaacaaaaaaaaattcttttaacgaGGTTCAAAAGTAGATTTCCAGagtttaaaatgcttttttaaaattccatGATTACTTATCGGAAAGTTACATAAATTCATATTTCATCAGATAACACTGATTCAATCGATCTTCTTAGCTGAATTTCTATAGACTTAATATACTAGGCTGTGCGTTTTGTACAAGAAATGTATGTAcccaaataaaaaagaatatgctTTGTGCTCCAGTTTTCTTTATCTGTTAATACCTGAACAACCAATTAATGACTGCCTCGCTTTTTCTCCACTACAACTACAGACAAAGATAAAATGCTTCAAcagcatttatttttttctattttagatACATGTCTTCACAAtaggaaaaatagaaaaggctTAGTCTAGTATACTAAGTCTATGAACTTTTTGCacaattttacttttccttttttttcattggagagaaaaagaaaaaaagtaaattgtgcaagaaatttaactaaaaaagacaaatctaataattttactttgttataattgtgcaaaaattgtgtgtatttatataaaataaaaatttatctaaaatataactCTCTCTCgtcgtaaattataattaatgtttttaaatcatcctttaaaataaaacaaagctACAACAATATATACGCGCTAATTTTGTTTAGATAATAAATGCAACCATTAGAAAGCTAATAACAATTGTGTCATAGATTTCGTGCGAACCTTGCAAATCCAACTCCTTTGCTCTGGCCGGAAGTGTCGCGCAGTATACGGGTAGAGATAACTTGTCCGTATTGAGCGAGTAATGCTTCGACATCGTTCTCTTTGAAGGTCAGCGGCAGGTTGGCGATGTATAGATTGGTGGGGTCCTGCTCCTGTTGCTGGGAAGAGAGTAAAAATACTATGCAATTACGTATTGCAGGACGACACACAATGAATATAATGATTTCCAAACAAATCTGAAGCAGATTATCATTTTAACTTCCACGACTGTCGTTTCTATTGCCGCTCTCTGTAGGTTCGATCGATCAGAAATGAATGCACAGGCGAGATGAGATAATGTACAAACTCGAAAACACGATTGAACACGCCTGCAAAGTCTGTCCAACTATTCCAAATGTCATACCATTATTGTACTActgtttattacttttatcgtCATTATAGATTGATGTGGAGCTATGAACGAATAATAGGAAAAATCTTGCGACAAACGAATGTGCGATTTCTTTGCTTAGTCTGGAATGTTAAAATGATATTCGCGAATTTACCGAATGatgttcaaaataataataataataacaacacaCGGAAAAGTGTTTATTCTCGAAATAGCAATAAAACGTTTCTGACTGCAATAACGCGGATAcgtgcgaaaaaaaaaatctgaatgCCGTACGCGTGAAAACCAGTATCGATAGCCTCGTCGTAAATAGCACAACGTAAAACGTTTCTACCAACATTGACACTACGAGGAGACCATTAAAGCAGTAGTCGCCGACTAAATTTCGAAGAAAGagtgcaagaaaaaaaaacagggaATGAATGGGTACCGAAGACCGGAAATCGATTGGACGATTTAGTTTTAATGTCGGAAGGTCATCATGCTTCATGACATATTACGTTACCACATTCTTGGTGGCTCTCTAAATTTGCTTGCTTCTAGGGATGCATTCgatttatctttctctctcgactCTAACGTTATTTCTCTACCTCTAAAAAATACTGGCTCTCCCGAAAACTCTGCGTTTTCCGTGCGCAGAGAACATGCTAACGCGCGaacagatattaaattatattccatacacatacacatgaCTATACACATTAACAATTCTCCCGTGAGGATTCGAAACTCTGTCTGAAAAAAATAGTGTAATTTCTCTACGATTCGGGATGAGAGGTCCTAAGAAGTAGACACGGCAGAGATAAGAGCAAGTAGGCGTAGATACAAATCAGACGTAAGTGTAGTCCGAACGTAACGTAATACAAAACGAATGAAGAGGAATCAAACGGGAACATACAAAAGTATcgaattgtaataatataaaatatatcaaatataaaagatacagATTGTAAGAACTCTCCACTGCGGTTACTagccaaaattttattgataaatttttctatttagttCACACGTAATAACGAAACAAATACATCGCCTGTGCATACACTTTGTCGCGTTTTTTCCCTTCCCCATGAGACAGAAATGGACAAATTTTCCCGTGTATTGTGCACGTGAAGTGAAATTTGATGCGAAACGCTCGTTTGCGCAATGATAATCGTCTCGAGTTACCGTGGCGTTTCAAAATTTCATGACGTACGTAACCGATACACactctaaatataatatatcacagAACGTCcgcaaaaacaaaatttaaaaatacacgaCCAAATTTCTACACACCggtagcattaaaaaaaagtcgaGAACAGTACCTACGAATTACGTATATCTATCTTCACGTTTCTAATGTTATTTACATGTGTCGGGAATTATcttctttttacaaataacCATTCAAAGCGGTAATAAAGATTAGGATCAAGTAACATGTGACATTTCATTggaaatagaaaaagagagaaagatagagagaaaaaggagaagagaaagagagagagaaagagaagcataataaagaaaagcacaggcatttgtacgtatacatatatacatatatatacacacatatatgtatatacagttATATATCGTATATGAGTAATGAACGAATGTGAAAAAAGACAGCAACTCTTGACGAGTACAGTGTCGCACAAAACACATAATATATGTGAAGTATATggacatacatatacatgtgttCATGCTCCGATTTTCTGTTTATTATGAGTTCCACAAGAAAGTACAATTAAGTGAAACAAAACAAAAGGGAGAAAAGgatcgaaaagaaaaaaaaaacggggagagagaaaacgtagaaaaaatgaaaacataTGCGTGTCTGAAGACTGATGAGATTGATATTATGCACCCTCAAGCATATTTCGAGATCCACCACTTCTGTTCAACGAACcaatcaaaaatattctacGATTACTTGAGTATATACTTATACTTTACGACAATTTACTTCAATCTTGCGAAtgcataaaacaaaaaaacgaataatgaaaatatcatGATATATAAGCCAAGCTGATggcatttaaatatatatatatacatacatatatatatatgcatatgtttaatatatgtgtgtgtatatatatatatatatatatatatatatatatacacacattatatatatacatatatatatctatatacatacatatatacgtacatacatatgcgTACGTGCATGGATACTTCCATGTCCGCGTATGTATGCGGATTGTCGTAGAATGTGACGGTATATCGACTTGTTATTAACAAAGCGGAGTTTTCTGgttttttgtattgtttttttttttcagcaaaTGCGCGCAGATTTTACAATCGCTGACCCTCCGTTTCCATCGACGGATTCAATCCGTCGTCCATTCCACGGCATCCTGTATATATTGATACAGATCAGATACAGTGGAAAATCGATTATATCAAATGCCATTTGACTGAACGTCCGAACATTCGAATGGAGATAGGAAAAAACGTGCGATTGTATACGGACGGACGTTTTTCTCGTAAAAACTACGTTCGAATAATCGAATACCAGTCGAACATTTTTCACGCCGTTCGAACGTTAAGCATTCGATTGAAATGATATTCGAATAATCGAGCTTCTGCTGCATTATGTcttaattgtacttttatactcCGATAGGACAGTTCACAGATTTGTCAAAAGTACGACCTATGCTATCGGGAACTTTTCTATAAGATTCAACAGCTTGATTTATCATTGACATTTTCTCTTGAATAGCGCTCTGtccatttttatatgatttcagattatttttttactcgaTATCGACGGCTCTCTGTAACcctctgtaataaatttatattcacaCAATCACATTTACATGAACAATATTCACATTTGTACGATTTACACGAAATAATCAAGtcgatttgattttttttcttttttatgtacaatacAAGTAATGTTTTAGTTACCGAACGTGAGGTCCCGTACTTTCTGAATCTTACGACCGGCTCCCGAATGCACTTGTCAACCTGTAGGTGTGTTGTGATTAAAGTTTCATTATATATTCGTACATATATGTAAGACAAGTGTACGTGTGAATCTGAACCACCCAACACCCCTCTTAAGGAAAGACAAACGCCTATATTATATCTGGATATAACCGCGTAACTCTACAGGTATGGGATTAATCGAGAATGTGGTACTGTGACGCTTTTAGTTATATCATATTGCATGCGATTgacatcattatcatcatcatcatcatcatcatcatcatcattatcatcatcatcattatcattgTCACACAGCTGCTGGTCATCATTACACCCCGTGCTTTTTTACCGCGGCCAGCTTAGAGAAACTATTCCATTGGAGTTAGTCGTATGAGGACAAATGGTACAAACAGGCGGGAGGCCGATACTCTCTCGTTCGGCAGTGTGTGCTTTTTCTACACTCGTAATTGTCTCGAGCAGAAACGTGATTTAATGCAAGAGAACGAGTGAGAGACTGAGACGACTGTCGCAGAGCAGAGTCGGGCGAAATGCAATCAAATCTTCGGTCAGCTAACAAGATCAAATCTGCATTATCAAGTAAAATGATCGCGactttattaatgaataatagaatattgcaTCAATATGCAAATCGTCATCGTCTTTGGTGAAGAAATAAACGATCACACCGCCGAACACTGCTATCGAGTCGACATTGATAAGTTTATATTACGGTTTGAAGTAatatactctttttttttttagattagacTGCTAACGTTACATGGAAAACATAATGAACGTACGTTGCACAATATATCGATGTTACTATACTAGAGCTACTACTGATACGTCGCTTATGCTGCCATACTTCAatgcaatttttgttttttctctttcttatcGTTAAATCATTCACCAAGTTGGCGAGCAAGGTAAGTCAAACTCCAAGGATGGTATTCATAGACggaaataatcataaaatattttcgatttCTGACAGCAAACATATTTAGCAGTTAGCTACATGGATTTCGAAACTTGTAAACTCTATTATATGCTaaattacgtttttaaattttatttattggaaTTACTTTTGGTAATCTATTAACTAATAGctatttaacttttgtttattatgacattttatgcatctatattttttaaatcaaagaatatttatgaagtttcaattaaaaaaaataaaataacagataaTGAAAGATTTATGAAATCATAATTCTTCATCAAATAATGACTATGAATACAACCCTAAACTTCATGGATGTCGACGGGTTATTGAATTTTCATAGAAGTTTGAAATTAATGCTGAAATTTGCAGAATGCAATTCTCATGGCATGGCGATTATAGGTGTAATGTCGACATAGCATAGTATCGGCTGTATTTGTGGCCGAGGTATAGCAGCAAGCACCGATAGAGGTCTGATAGGTAAAGGTACGTAAGACAGAATGACAGACAAAGTATCGGAGAATATTTCTAGATAAATGAAAAAggcagagagagaaacagagataGACTctcaatgaaaaaattattacagtcCCCcgtatatagaaaaatactcGCGAAAAAATATCGTATATTTATTGCAAGTATATACGCGAGACTACTTTGTCGctgtataaaatatcatttctcTATCGAATTAATGTTTTACGATTATTTGTTGAAGACGTTTGCCGAATTTGATTTttggaattatataattcttgtgaagattttattaaatttaataccttttaataataaacagaaTCGTAGCATCGACGAAGCAATCGAtcagaaaaacattttatataataaaagatatttttctattatgataaatctttccGTATAAACatgtgaaaattaaataaatctcaaaatgcaaagcaatatattttcacgaaaggtaatttaatttttagaattactCTTTAATTACGGTAATTTATCAATACCATGACAtgtaatcataaatttaaaaaaaatattgcagctGTATATATTGCAACTGATCAAAACGCTATGAAACACTTATTCCGAATGCTACGTGCAATGAAAGAGAAATCGATGTCGAAAAGGCGTCGCGTTTCGTATCCGAAAGCAGTGTGAGAAAATCTATCTCGATCGGATCTCCGACGAAACGGCTTCGTGGATAAAACGGAGGCGACAAGAGAGGGAACGAACAAATAGATAGAGTATAAAACAAAACGACAGAACGggatgaaaaataatacagacggatgagaaaaagagaaaaagagatagaaaagtgaaagagaaagagaggttTACTGTTACTTTGGTATTACTCTGTACTTGCATGCACAACCACGTACACTGTCCAGTCTACGGAGCAACCAGATACCCACTTTCGCCATCTGCGCTTGGATGCCCTTGGCGACCAGTGCTTTCACAGCACCCTCTGCCGCCATCGGTGACTCGAAGTCTACAAATCCGTAACCTGCAACACAATCAGGACGATATAAactgttaattttgttatgcaTGAGAAAGTgtaaatgttttgtttatcatgcgtatttattataatctaaattataaaaattcaacgttaattgaaaaagttacaaaataaacatattgaaacaaattttgcttaataaaatccaggaaattagaaaatatcaagaaataagatgtaacattaattacctttacatttgtttgtatttttgtcTAAAATCGCCTTGGTGGAAGTTATAGTTCCGTACCTGCAAAAGTATCGAGTTTTGGTTTGAcatatttgcattaatttaacCTACACTATActatttataactatattgATCGAGAtttcaaaaaacaataaatcatATAACCACCATAAACTGAATAAGTATAAGATATTAGTAAGCTGTGCtcattatgtaatattttctaggattttaatttctttctctataatatttatatatttatttcttatatttctctATACTATTTCTATTCTATTTCTATAAtagttatatttctatatttctattttcataattaatctattatgataaataacaTCAATTACATTGGAGTACTAAACAATTCAATGCCAAAGCAGTCACTTGTCAAGCAAAAGATCTGGGTTTAATTCCCAGAATTGCCATCTGGCACATACAACACTAAGAATTTTGAGTGAAAGAGTTTTGATTTAGTGCGCCATAGTagagaatttataatatctctATCTAATTCATCACGTGATAACGACCAATCGCGTGATCACGTGTACAACGTTACTTACTGAGAACACATGTTAACGAGGTCTTTGTCAGTCGTATTCTGGTTGAGGCCACGGATGTATAGATTCGTTTTAGACAACTGCTCCGCTTGCTGACCCTGCATAGCATTGTTGCTGAGATTCGTGCTCATCGTTCCGCTTTGACTGCCGGTGGCACTACTGGAGCTGCTGTTAGTGTTTGCCGGGGAGGAAGCTGTAGGCACCCGCTGTCCACCGTACTGTAAGCACCATCAATACTGTGCGATAACTGAAGATGTTCGAAAAGAGCCAAGGACAATAGATTTTACACAGAGCACGCCGCTTTTACCGGATCGACTACCGATCGATGCGGTGTATATTACTTCAAACTCACGTTACAACAGGCTAAGGTTGTAGTGTACGCATACAAAAACTTAGGTAATAAAAGTAGAGCAAGaa is a genomic window containing:
- the LOC105830322 gene encoding protein alan shepard isoform X3 (The sequence of the model RefSeq protein was modified relative to this genomic sequence to represent the inferred CDS: added 243 bases not found in genome assembly); translated protein: MLLFNGDPPDFQNTNGPRPTYVGANNGNAGGAGGGGGGGGSGGGGGGGAANAGGVGVGPAAGAGGGGGGGGGGGGGGGHGLKGNTGGGPRGGNPVQYRASSGGGGGGGAAGWSTAPSHAAAAAAAAAAAAYPPYPTRYPSAAAAAAAAAAVGGGPQQLPASANPFVTATYAQHATYGGQRVPTASSPANTNSSSSSATGSQSGTMSTNLSNNAMQGQQAEQLSKTNLYIRGLNQNTTDKDLVNMCSQYGTITSTKAILDKNTNKCKGYGFVDFESPMAAEGAVKALVAKGIQAQMAKVGIWLLRRLDSQQEQDPTNLYIANLPLTFKENDVEALLAQYGQVISTRILRDTSGQSKGVGFARMESKEKCEQIIQMFNGKALTGAKDPLLVKFADGGNKKKSLFKSTIWRETGENMTLNYDTSGVGQNGVATTHMLPATALTQYSRHYSQALPGYSVPGTPWVAPYLVHPSPPHMQQVDMIPSADPSNPQYSMIPQLTTQMSTLHLGTGSYIASPHPYPYTTYPAPSIIHTMPLGESEQTSNAASPDDSYQQYQAQQPK
- the LOC105830322 gene encoding protein alan shepard isoform X1 (The sequence of the model RefSeq protein was modified relative to this genomic sequence to represent the inferred CDS: added 243 bases not found in genome assembly); translated protein: MLLFNGDPPDFQNTNGPRPTYVGANNGNAGGAGGGGGGGGSGGGGGGGAANAGGVGVGPAAGAGGGGGGGGGGGGGGGHGLKGNTGGGPRGGNPVQYRASSGGGGGGGAAGWSTAPSHAAAAAAAAAAAAYPPYPTRYPSAAAAAAAAAAVGGGPQQLPASANPFVTATYAQHATYGGQRVPTASSPANTNSSSSSATGSQSGTMSTNLSNNAMQGQQAEQLSKTNLYIRGLNQNTTDKDLVNMCSQYGTITSTKAILDKNTNKCKGYGFVDFESPMAAEGAVKALVAKGIQAQMAKVGIWLLRRLDSVRGCACKYRQQEQDPTNLYIANLPLTFKENDVEALLAQYGQVISTRILRDTSGQSKGVGFARMESKEKCEQIIQMFNGKALTGAKDPLLVKFADGGNKKKSLFKSTIWRETGENMTLNYDTSGVGQNGVATTHMLPATALTQYSRHYSQALPGYSVPGTPWVAPYLVHPSPPHMQQVDMIPSADPSNPQYSMIPQLTTQMSTLHLGTGSYIASPHPYPYTTYPAPSIIHTMPLGESEQTSNAASPDDSYQQYQAQQPK
- the LOC105830322 gene encoding protein alan shepard isoform X2 (The sequence of the model RefSeq protein was modified relative to this genomic sequence to represent the inferred CDS: added 243 bases not found in genome assembly) — protein: MLLFNGDPPDFQNTNGPRPTYVGANNGNAGGAGGGGGGGGSGGGGGGGAANAGGVGVGPAAGAGGGGGGGGGGGGGGGHGLKGNTGGGPRGGNPVQYRASSGGGGGGGAAGWSTAPSHAAAAAAAAAAAAYPPYPTRYPSAAAAAAAAAAVGGGPQQLPASANPFVTATYAQHATYGGQRVPTASSPANTNSSSSSATGSQSGTMSTNLSNNAMQGQQAEQLSKTNLYIRGLNQNTTDKDLVNMCSQYGTITSTKAILDKNTNKCKGYGFVDFESPMAAEGAVKALVAKGIQAQMAKVGIWLLRRLDSIEQQEQDPTNLYIANLPLTFKENDVEALLAQYGQVISTRILRDTSGQSKGVGFARMESKEKCEQIIQMFNGKALTGAKDPLLVKFADGGNKKKSLFKSTIWRETGENMTLNYDTSGVGQNGVATTHMLPATALTQYSRHYSQALPGYSVPGTPWVAPYLVHPSPPHMQQVDMIPSADPSNPQYSMIPQLTTQMSTLHLGTGSYIASPHPYPYTTYPAPSIIHTMPLGESEQTSNAASPDDSYQQYQAQQPK